The proteins below are encoded in one region of Peptoniphilus sp. GNH:
- the nusA gene encoding transcription termination factor NusA — protein sequence MNQEFIHALEEIEKDKGISKDIIFDALESALVSSYKKNFKTAQNVLVQIDREMGEISVYAVKDVVEEVEDENLQISLKDAKAINPKLEIGDVYNEKVTPKDFGRIAAQTAKQVVIQRIKDAERDIIFEDFADRENEIITGQIQRIARGNVYVDLGKTEAILPAAEQIPGEIYKVGDRHKMLLLEVKRTTKGPQIVLSRSHPNLIKRLFELEVPEINSGFVEIYSISREAGSRTKIAVFSKDPEIDALGACVGYKGARVKAIVDELHEEKIDIVIWEKEIGKFIANALSPSKVVKVFVNEEEKSALVVVPDYQLSLAIGKEGQNARLAAKLTNWKIDIKSEAQFYEYLQTEDMQEEDLKEKFGLELRDENLEESEYVVVYSSDEDENADNEAEENKEILDLENDKSIEDKD from the coding sequence ATGAATCAGGAATTTATTCATGCCCTTGAGGAAATAGAAAAAGATAAGGGGATATCTAAAGACATAATCTTTGATGCCTTAGAATCAGCCCTAGTTTCCTCATACAAGAAAAACTTTAAGACAGCTCAAAATGTTTTGGTGCAAATCGACAGAGAAATGGGTGAGATCTCGGTTTATGCAGTTAAGGATGTGGTTGAAGAGGTAGAAGATGAAAATCTTCAAATATCTTTAAAAGATGCAAAAGCAATAAACCCAAAATTAGAAATCGGTGATGTTTACAATGAAAAGGTGACACCTAAAGATTTCGGAAGAATTGCCGCTCAAACTGCTAAACAAGTTGTAATTCAAAGAATTAAGGATGCAGAAAGAGATATTATATTTGAAGATTTCGCTGATAGGGAAAATGAAATTATAACTGGTCAAATCCAAAGAATAGCAAGAGGAAATGTCTATGTTGATCTTGGAAAGACTGAGGCTATTTTGCCAGCAGCAGAACAAATCCCAGGAGAAATCTACAAGGTAGGAGATAGGCACAAGATGCTCCTTTTGGAAGTTAAAAGGACTACTAAGGGACCACAAATAGTCTTATCAAGATCGCATCCCAATTTGATAAAAAGATTATTTGAATTGGAAGTACCTGAAATAAACAGTGGCTTTGTTGAAATTTATTCGATTTCAAGAGAAGCTGGCTCGAGAACAAAAATTGCAGTTTTCTCAAAAGATCCAGAAATTGATGCTCTTGGAGCCTGCGTAGGATACAAGGGTGCAAGAGTAAAAGCCATAGTTGATGAGCTTCATGAAGAAAAGATAGATATTGTGATTTGGGAAAAAGAGATAGGCAAATTTATAGCAAATGCCCTAAGCCCATCAAAGGTGGTAAAAGTTTTTGTAAATGAAGAAGAAAAATCAGCCCTTGTAGTGGTGCCAGATTATCAACTTTCTCTTGCAATAGGCAAGGAAGGACAAAATGCAAGACTTGCTGCTAAACTTACTAATTGGAAGATAGATATTAAGTCTGAAGCTCAGTTCTATGAGTATCTTCAAACTGAAGATATGCAAGAAGAAGATCTTAAAGAAAAATTTGGCTTAGAATTAAGGGACGAAAACTTAGAAGAATCTGAGTATGTCGTAGTTTATAGTAGTGATGAAGACGAAAATGCAGATAATGAAGCTGAAGAAAATAAGGAAATTTTAGATCTCGAAAATGATAAGAGCATAGAAGATAAAGATTAA
- a CDS encoding YlxR family protein, with protein MKKVKKIPMRKCLGCGESKPKKELLRIVKNKEGEIFIDTEGRANGRGAYICFDSKCLERANKSKGLQRAFGQSVDKEIIDSLEESIKHMQEP; from the coding sequence ATGAAAAAGGTAAAGAAGATTCCCATGAGAAAGTGTTTAGGATGTGGAGAATCCAAGCCTAAAAAAGAGCTTCTTCGAATTGTCAAGAACAAAGAAGGAGAAATCTTTATAGACACTGAGGGAAGAGCAAACGGTAGAGGTGCTTATATATGTTTTGACTCCAAGTGCCTAGAGAGGGCAAATAAGTCTAAGGGCTTGCAGAGAGCTTTTGGGCAAAGCGTTGACAAGGAGATAATAGATTCACTTGAAGAGTCTATAAAACATATGCAAGAACCTTAA
- the infB gene encoding translation initiation factor IF-2 translates to MSKIRVHALAKELGLTSKDLIEKLNKLKIEVVNHMSTIDSNQADLIKKSLNKKDDYKEANKTSQVKREFVKKDRLENGYRNKNERTGSPKKDSDNKAYMRDSQNKNSTIEKNKNTKSDNNKKFDKNRKNSFQKDEKNPRNEKTNQIRQRDLKNKNGKKNFSKAKDTTAPEVKPSRSEDSKKNNKKFYKKEKSHNDSKFLDGAKSKSQSKKKVNEQEEYKLRDLTKKRPKKRLKSQKKKEDAAPEPGTPIVIELPIVIKDFAEKIFVPVGQVITKLIGLGVMASQNESIDEDTAILLAEELGVEIEIAEPEEEVSIEEKMGLDYEDNEKDLKPRPPVVTVMGHVDHGKTSLLDVIKSSHVTASEAGGITQHIGAYTVRVNGKIITFLDTPGHEAFTSMRLRGTLITDIAILVVAADDGVMPQTIEAISHARSANVPIIVAINKIDKPTANIDRVKQELVENNLIPEDWGGDVITIPVSAKTKEGIDELLEMIQLLAEMKELKANPNRMAVGTVIEAKLDKGKGPMATVLIQKGTLRFGDSVVSGFASGRIRAMNDDKQKPIKKAGPSMPAVILGLDTVPNAGDTIYAVEDEKTARTIAETNREQIRENRINQGSKVSLDNLFEKMKEEGMKELNLIVKADVKGSVEALIQSLLKLSNEEVKINIIHSGVGGINESDVTLASASGAIIIGFNVRPNINALEMSRSEEVDVRTYRVIYDIINDVEAAVKGMLEPDIVEEILGRCEVRQTFKLPNNSIVAGVYVINGKILRKSKIKILRDDIVLHEGDIGSLRRFKDDVKEIATGYEGGLVIEDFNDLRVGDVLECFILKEVQKA, encoded by the coding sequence ATGTCAAAGATTAGAGTGCATGCATTGGCCAAGGAACTTGGTCTGACTAGCAAAGATTTAATTGAAAAATTAAACAAATTAAAAATTGAAGTAGTAAACCATATGTCTACTATTGATAGCAATCAGGCAGACCTTATAAAAAAGTCTTTAAATAAAAAAGATGATTATAAAGAAGCAAATAAAACATCTCAAGTAAAAAGAGAGTTTGTAAAAAAAGATAGACTTGAAAATGGTTATAGAAATAAGAATGAAAGGACAGGCTCCCCGAAAAAGGATTCAGACAATAAAGCTTATATGAGAGATAGTCAAAATAAAAATTCAACCATAGAAAAAAATAAAAATACAAAAAGTGATAACAATAAAAAATTCGATAAAAATAGAAAAAATTCTTTCCAAAAAGACGAAAAAAATCCCAGAAATGAAAAAACTAATCAAATCAGACAAAGAGATTTAAAAAATAAAAATGGCAAAAAGAATTTTTCTAAGGCTAAAGATACAACGGCTCCAGAAGTTAAACCTTCAAGGAGCGAAGATTCCAAGAAAAACAATAAAAAGTTTTATAAAAAAGAAAAATCTCATAATGATAGCAAGTTTTTGGACGGAGCTAAATCAAAGAGCCAATCTAAAAAGAAGGTAAATGAACAAGAAGAATACAAGCTTAGAGATTTGACAAAAAAAAGGCCTAAGAAGAGATTAAAGAGCCAAAAGAAAAAAGAAGATGCGGCTCCAGAGCCAGGCACACCTATTGTAATTGAATTACCTATAGTGATAAAAGACTTTGCTGAAAAGATTTTCGTACCTGTAGGCCAAGTAATAACAAAGTTAATAGGACTTGGAGTTATGGCTAGCCAAAATGAAAGTATAGATGAAGATACAGCTATTTTACTCGCAGAAGAACTTGGAGTTGAAATTGAAATAGCAGAGCCGGAAGAAGAAGTTTCTATTGAGGAAAAAATGGGCTTGGATTATGAAGACAATGAAAAAGACCTAAAGCCAAGACCACCAGTTGTTACAGTTATGGGCCATGTAGACCATGGAAAGACATCTCTTTTGGATGTAATAAAGTCATCTCATGTGACAGCATCCGAAGCTGGAGGGATAACTCAACATATAGGTGCCTATACGGTTAGAGTAAATGGAAAGATTATAACCTTTTTAGATACTCCCGGACACGAAGCCTTCACATCTATGAGACTTAGAGGAACTCTTATAACAGATATTGCCATTCTAGTTGTAGCAGCTGATGACGGAGTTATGCCTCAAACAATAGAAGCCATATCTCATGCTAGATCGGCAAATGTTCCAATTATTGTAGCAATAAATAAAATAGACAAGCCAACAGCAAATATTGACAGAGTAAAGCAAGAGCTTGTTGAAAACAATCTTATCCCAGAAGATTGGGGTGGAGATGTAATAACAATACCAGTTTCTGCAAAGACAAAAGAGGGCATAGATGAGCTTCTTGAAATGATTCAACTATTAGCAGAAATGAAGGAGCTAAAAGCCAACCCAAACAGGATGGCGGTAGGGACTGTAATTGAAGCAAAGCTAGACAAGGGTAAGGGCCCAATGGCGACTGTTCTTATTCAAAAAGGCACTCTCAGATTTGGAGACTCTGTTGTATCAGGGTTTGCGAGTGGTCGTATAAGGGCTATGAATGATGACAAGCAAAAACCAATTAAAAAGGCAGGACCATCTATGCCTGCTGTAATCTTGGGCTTGGATACAGTGCCAAATGCTGGTGATACAATCTATGCAGTTGAGGATGAAAAGACTGCCAGAACAATAGCAGAAACAAATCGAGAACAAATTAGGGAAAATAGAATAAATCAAGGCTCAAAAGTATCTTTGGACAACTTGTTTGAAAAGATGAAAGAAGAAGGAATGAAGGAGTTAAATCTAATAGTAAAAGCCGATGTGAAAGGCTCTGTCGAAGCTTTAATTCAATCTCTTCTCAAGCTTTCAAACGAAGAAGTAAAGATAAATATAATCCACTCTGGAGTTGGAGGAATAAATGAGAGCGACGTCACTCTTGCATCTGCCTCAGGAGCTATTATTATAGGATTTAACGTAAGACCAAATATAAATGCCCTCGAAATGTCAAGAAGTGAAGAAGTAGACGTAAGGACATATAGGGTTATTTACGACATAATAAATGATGTTGAAGCAGCGGTAAAAGGAATGCTCGAGCCAGATATAGTCGAAGAAATCTTAGGAAGATGTGAAGTAAGACAAACCTTTAAGTTGCCAAACAACTCAATAGTAGCTGGAGTATATGTAATAAATGGCAAGATATTGAGAAAATCTAAAATAAAGATTTTAAGAGATGATATTGTCTTGCACGAAGGTGACATAGGATCTCTTAGAAGATTTAAGGATGATGTAAAAGAAATTGCCACTGGATATGAAGGCGGACTTGTGATAGAAGACTTTAATGATCTAAGAGTGGGAGATGTTTTGGAGTGCTTTATTCTAAAAGAAGTGCAAAAAGCATAG
- the rbfA gene encoding 30S ribosome-binding factor RbfA, which translates to MKQIRVSQLGEEIKRVISELLRGKIKDPRISDMTSITEVRLTNDLSFAKIYVSVFGDEKSKEDAIKGLQSAEGFIKREIGKNVKMRIIPKLIFTLDETVEESMKLEELIRKARESEGHFDDVE; encoded by the coding sequence GTGAAACAAATAAGAGTTTCGCAATTAGGCGAAGAAATAAAAAGGGTCATATCTGAACTTTTAAGGGGCAAGATTAAAGATCCCAGAATTTCAGATATGACAAGTATTACAGAGGTAAGGCTTACAAATGACTTGTCATTTGCAAAAATTTATGTTTCTGTATTTGGAGATGAAAAGAGTAAAGAAGATGCAATAAAGGGTCTTCAGAGTGCAGAAGGATTTATAAAAAGAGAAATTGGCAAGAATGTTAAAATGAGGATTATACCCAAGTTGATTTTCACCTTAGATGAAACAGTTGAAGAGTCTATGAAGTTAGAAGAGCTAATTAGGAAGGCGAGAGAATCGGAAGGACATTTTGATGATGTTGAATAA
- a CDS encoding bifunctional oligoribonuclease/PAP phosphatase NrnA: protein MMLNNSVKEIFSAIKEEILKANRIVLSSHINPDGDNLGSVLGMYSVLKQMGKEVYPIIDDEIPKDYKFLPSSEVIKRPEEINFTPDLFITLDSATLDRIGKSKEIFEKAKKTINFDHHKTNDSYADLNYVSEKSATGEVLFEFFHTEKIGINKAAATCLYTAISSDTGSFKYDSTSSYTFYAASELMKKGIDINEIAVNLYQNRSKSKTKLLIEVASKIKYYFDDKVGLGKVTNDIMESVGAEKHDSEGIVEFIRDIEGLELAVLLKEKKDGGVRLSMRSKSQLDCAKIASFFGGGGHTRAAGATIDLPIDKAEEVLIEEIKKQL, encoded by the coding sequence ATGATGTTGAATAATTCTGTAAAAGAAATTTTTTCTGCAATAAAAGAAGAAATTTTAAAAGCTAATAGGATAGTCTTATCTTCACATATAAATCCGGATGGAGACAATCTGGGCTCGGTGCTAGGAATGTATAGTGTGCTAAAACAGATGGGAAAAGAAGTATATCCAATAATAGATGATGAAATTCCAAAAGATTACAAATTTCTCCCGTCATCTGAAGTCATAAAAAGACCTGAAGAGATAAATTTCACACCAGACTTATTCATAACATTGGACTCAGCAACTCTAGACAGGATAGGTAAGAGTAAAGAGATTTTTGAAAAAGCAAAAAAAACTATAAACTTTGACCATCATAAGACTAATGATTCTTATGCTGATTTAAATTACGTATCAGAAAAATCTGCTACGGGAGAAGTTCTATTTGAGTTTTTTCATACTGAAAAAATTGGTATAAATAAGGCTGCGGCAACGTGTCTTTATACTGCTATATCAAGCGATACTGGAAGTTTTAAATATGACTCCACAAGCTCTTATACTTTTTACGCAGCTTCTGAACTCATGAAAAAAGGCATTGATATAAATGAGATTGCTGTGAATCTCTATCAAAACAGATCTAAGTCAAAAACTAAACTATTAATAGAAGTGGCATCTAAGATAAAATATTATTTTGATGACAAAGTAGGTCTTGGAAAAGTTACAAATGATATTATGGAAAGTGTTGGAGCCGAGAAACATGACTCTGAGGGGATTGTTGAATTTATAAGAGATATAGAAGGGCTTGAGCTTGCAGTCCTGCTAAAAGAGAAAAAAGATGGCGGAGTTCGACTATCTATGAGGAGCAAATCGCAACTTGATTGTGCAAAAATAGCATCTTTTTTTGGAGGCGGTGGGCACACTAGAGCAGCAGGAGCAACAATTGATTTGCCGATTGATAAGGCAGAAGAGGTCTTAATCGAGGAAATAAAAAAACAACTATGA
- the truB gene encoding tRNA pseudouridine(55) synthase TruB encodes MKGILLLDKKSGITSHDLVYIARRKLQIKRIGHTGTLDPLASGLMALVIGQATKIADYLQNSQKEYIAKAVFGKSYSTYDIEGDVTGVCDYIPTKSEIVNYIKNLPGRHSQIPPIYSAIKIDGKKLYEYARDEKEVEIKPRDIEIFESEVLKVEDGAVSFRVKVSKGTYIRSLINDMGKDLSSLSAMSELRRTAIGNFRIEDSIKTEDFETMEITEIKRHLLKPELALNHLPAFYVPDYFYDRIKNGLQFRFNSSDLELGQEVRVFCRKEFLGIGYIRNRDGLELQIKKLIV; translated from the coding sequence ATGAAGGGGATTTTACTTTTAGATAAAAAAAGTGGCATAACATCCCATGACTTGGTCTATATTGCCAGAAGAAAGTTGCAAATAAAAAGAATAGGTCATACAGGTACTCTAGATCCTTTAGCAAGTGGGTTAATGGCTCTTGTAATAGGACAAGCAACAAAAATAGCGGATTATCTACAAAATTCTCAAAAGGAATATATTGCAAAAGCAGTTTTTGGCAAGTCATATAGCACTTATGATATAGAAGGCGATGTGACAGGTGTTTGCGATTATATACCAACTAAATCTGAAATTGTAAATTATATAAAAAATTTGCCGGGAAGACATTCTCAAATTCCACCGATTTATTCTGCGATAAAAATAGACGGCAAAAAGCTTTATGAATATGCCAGAGATGAAAAAGAAGTAGAAATAAAACCCAGAGATATTGAAATATTTGAATCTGAAGTGCTAAAAGTGGAAGATGGAGCTGTGAGCTTCAGAGTAAAAGTATCTAAGGGAACATATATAAGAAGCCTAATAAATGATATGGGAAAAGACCTTTCATCTCTTTCGGCAATGTCAGAGCTTAGAAGGACTGCCATTGGAAATTTCAGAATTGAAGACTCTATAAAAACTGAAGATTTTGAAACCATGGAGATTACAGAAATAAAAAGGCACTTACTAAAACCTGAATTGGCATTAAATCATTTGCCGGCATTTTATGTACCTGATTATTTTTATGACAGAATTAAAAATGGACTGCAATTTAGATTTAATAGTAGCGATTTGGAACTCGGACAGGAAGTTAGAGTTTTTTGCAGAAAAGAATTTTTAGGTATTGGATATATTAGAAATAGAGATGGTCTAGAGCTTCAAATTAAAAAGCTCATCGTTTAG
- a CDS encoding bifunctional riboflavin kinase/FAD synthetase, producing the protein MEVISITKDYKAANPCTIALGNFDGVHLAHKKLIESAIKMAKKKNVKAAVLIFSNHTKTVLDSKRQELITTNKYKDKILEDLGIDIVYEIVFDSDFMKLTPQEFFEDFLIKNLNVKGIVVGFDYRFGYKASGNVESLKSFCQKEGIDLEVIAPVYSNGEIIGSTMIREAIKAGRMIRVEELLGRPFTIFGKVVEGKHLASKMHYPTANIDFSEDYVVPRYGVYDTDVVIDGKIYRGATSVGTNPTTKDRQLKIETHILDFSEKIYGKVIALKFRNFIRPEINFESIEKLFDQIEKDVQTVRNR; encoded by the coding sequence ATGGAAGTCATAAGTATTACAAAAGATTATAAAGCGGCTAATCCATGCACAATAGCTCTTGGGAATTTTGACGGAGTTCATTTGGCTCATAAAAAGCTCATAGAAAGCGCTATTAAAATGGCGAAAAAGAAAAATGTAAAGGCGGCAGTTTTAATTTTCTCAAATCACACAAAAACTGTACTCGATAGCAAGAGACAGGAATTGATTACTACTAATAAGTACAAGGATAAAATACTAGAAGATCTTGGCATAGATATAGTGTATGAGATTGTATTTGACAGTGATTTTATGAAACTTACTCCGCAAGAGTTCTTTGAAGATTTTTTGATTAAAAATCTAAATGTCAAGGGAATAGTTGTTGGATTTGATTACAGATTCGGATACAAGGCTAGTGGAAATGTAGAATCCTTAAAGTCCTTTTGTCAGAAGGAGGGGATTGATTTAGAAGTTATAGCCCCGGTATATTCAAACGGAGAAATTATAGGCTCGACTATGATAAGAGAAGCTATAAAAGCTGGTCGTATGATACGAGTTGAAGAACTTTTAGGAAGACCCTTTACAATTTTTGGCAAAGTTGTCGAGGGTAAACACTTGGCATCTAAGATGCATTATCCGACAGCTAATATAGATTTTTCAGAGGATTATGTTGTGCCAAGGTATGGAGTATATGACACTGATGTAGTAATAGACGGAAAGATTTATAGAGGAGCTACAAGTGTTGGTACCAATCCCACAACTAAAGATAGACAACTAAAAATCGAAACGCATATTTTGGATTTTTCAGAAAAGATTTACGGAAAGGTGATCGCCTTAAAATTTAGAAATTTTATAAGACCTGAAATAAATTTTGAGTCTATTGAAAAACTTTTTGATCAGATAGAGAAAGATGTCCAAACTGTTAGGAATAGATAG
- the rpsO gene encoding 30S ribosomal protein S15 — MLNKEEKIEVIESYKLHEKDTGSPEVQVAILTTRINELNEHLKVHKKDHHSRRGLLKMVGKRRNLLRYLKNKDIERYRSLIERLNIRG; from the coding sequence ATGTTAAACAAAGAAGAAAAGATTGAAGTAATCGAATCTTACAAACTACACGAAAAAGACACTGGAAGTCCAGAAGTTCAAGTTGCAATATTGACAACTAGAATTAACGAATTAAACGAACATCTCAAGGTGCACAAAAAAGACCACCATTCAAGAAGAGGACTTCTAAAGATGGTAGGTAAGAGAAGAAATCTATTGAGATATTTGAAAAATAAAGACATTGAAAGATATCGTAGCTTAATCGAAAGATTAAATATTAGAGGATAA
- a CDS encoding polyribonucleotide nucleotidyltransferase, with protein sequence MEKIFQMNLAGRTLKVTIGKVAEQANGACLVQSGDTLVLVTATASKKPREGIDFFPLSCDFEEKMYSVGKIPGGFIKREGRPSDKAILTSRLIDRPLRPLFPEGYRNDVQVIATALSVDQDCQPDVLAMIGSSIALTISDIPFEGPTGSVLVGYVDGKYIINPNEEERSRSEINLTLAGTKSAIMMVEAGANIVSEDLMLGAILKGHEEIKKICEFIEEIQREVGKEKSEYEVFVPAEEIRKKVTEYGKDKIVAAVNNPDKMARIADVEAAFEDISNHFQEEMEEFGKDIKAVMEEIEINEVRREILEDDIRPDGRVLDEVRQLSSEVGYLPRTHGSGLFTRGQTQVLSIVTLAGLSEVQEIDGLGDDKPKRYMHQYNFPPFCVGDTRPVRGPGRREIGHGALAERALLPVMPSEEDFPYAIRVVSEVLSSNGSSSQASVCGSTLALMDAGVPIKAPVAGIAMGLIEENGKIKILTDIQGLEDHFGDMDFKVAGTREGITAIQMDIKVSGISEDILKTALAQAKAARIHILDHMSGTIKEPRPELSPYAPIIYSMLIDPEKIGEVIGSGGKTINKIIEQTGVKIDIDDDGHVSVISENAEGAKEAIEIIQSIVKEVEVDDIYTAKVKKIMKFGAFCEIKKGTEGLLHISEIQRERTNKVEDVLKVGDEVKVKVIEIDNDGKISLSRKVLLPRLDKKEESNEAKDS encoded by the coding sequence ATGGAAAAAATTTTTCAGATGAATCTTGCTGGCAGAACTTTAAAAGTTACAATTGGCAAGGTGGCAGAACAAGCAAATGGAGCTTGCCTCGTTCAAAGTGGCGATACACTTGTGCTAGTTACTGCGACAGCTTCTAAAAAACCGAGGGAAGGTATAGATTTTTTCCCTTTAAGTTGTGATTTTGAAGAAAAAATGTATTCAGTTGGAAAGATTCCTGGTGGATTTATAAAAAGAGAAGGTCGACCAAGTGACAAGGCGATTTTGACATCTAGGCTTATAGATAGACCACTTAGACCATTATTCCCAGAAGGATATAGAAATGATGTACAAGTTATAGCAACAGCTTTGTCTGTCGATCAAGATTGTCAACCAGATGTGCTTGCCATGATAGGATCTTCTATTGCACTTACAATTTCAGATATTCCATTTGAAGGCCCGACAGGATCAGTTTTGGTAGGGTATGTAGATGGAAAATATATCATAAATCCAAATGAAGAAGAAAGAAGCAGAAGCGAAATCAATCTAACTTTAGCAGGAACTAAGTCTGCGATTATGATGGTAGAAGCTGGTGCCAATATAGTTTCAGAGGACTTGATGCTGGGGGCAATCTTAAAAGGGCATGAAGAAATCAAAAAAATTTGTGAATTTATAGAAGAAATCCAAAGAGAAGTTGGAAAAGAGAAATCTGAATACGAAGTTTTTGTGCCAGCAGAAGAAATAAGAAAAAAAGTCACAGAGTATGGCAAGGATAAGATAGTAGCTGCTGTAAATAATCCTGATAAGATGGCAAGAATAGCAGATGTGGAAGCTGCTTTCGAGGATATAAGCAATCACTTTCAAGAAGAAATGGAAGAATTTGGCAAAGACATCAAGGCTGTGATGGAAGAAATCGAAATAAACGAAGTAAGACGTGAAATTTTGGAAGATGATATTCGTCCAGATGGAAGAGTCCTTGATGAAGTAAGACAACTTTCATCAGAAGTAGGATATCTTCCTAGAACTCATGGCTCAGGTTTATTTACTAGAGGACAGACACAAGTTTTGTCAATAGTTACTCTAGCTGGTCTTTCAGAAGTGCAAGAAATCGATGGACTTGGAGATGACAAGCCTAAAAGATATATGCATCAATACAATTTCCCGCCTTTCTGTGTTGGAGATACAAGGCCTGTAAGAGGACCTGGAAGAAGAGAAATAGGACATGGTGCTCTTGCTGAAAGAGCGCTTCTACCTGTAATGCCATCAGAAGAAGATTTCCCCTATGCTATTAGGGTTGTTTCAGAAGTTTTATCTTCAAATGGCTCATCTTCTCAAGCTTCAGTTTGTGGTTCAACTCTTGCTTTGATGGATGCGGGTGTTCCTATAAAGGCTCCAGTTGCTGGTATAGCAATGGGTCTTATAGAAGAAAATGGAAAGATAAAAATTTTAACTGATATCCAAGGTCTCGAAGACCATTTTGGTGATATGGACTTCAAAGTTGCAGGTACTAGAGAAGGGATAACAGCTATTCAAATGGATATAAAAGTATCTGGAATATCTGAAGATATATTAAAGACTGCTCTTGCTCAAGCTAAGGCTGCGAGGATTCATATTCTAGATCACATGAGTGGAACTATAAAAGAACCTAGACCAGAACTTTCACCTTATGCTCCTATAATCTATTCAATGTTGATTGACCCAGAAAAAATTGGAGAAGTAATCGGATCAGGTGGAAAGACCATCAACAAGATTATTGAACAAACTGGCGTGAAGATTGATATCGACGATGACGGACACGTTTCTGTAATCTCTGAAAATGCAGAAGGTGCCAAGGAAGCAATAGAAATCATCCAAAGCATAGTAAAAGAAGTAGAAGTTGATGATATTTATACAGCCAAGGTTAAGAAGATTATGAAGTTTGGAGCTTTTTGTGAAATCAAAAAGGGAACTGAGGGACTTCTTCACATATCTGAAATCCAAAGAGAAAGAACAAATAAAGTAGAAGATGTCTTAAAGGTTGGAGATGAAGTCAAAGTAAAGGTAATAGAAATAGATAATGATGGTAAAATATCTCTATCTAGAAAAGTTCTCCTACCAAGACTTGATAAAAAAGAGGAAAGCAATGAAGCTAAAGATTCTTAA
- the dut gene encoding dUTP diphosphatase, whose translation MKLKILNKSKNPLPAYQSEGASGLDLMANLESPLIIKPLERTLIPTGIYVEIPEGYEGQVRMRSGLALKKGLSLPNGIGTIDWDYRGELKVIVINLSREDIKIENGERIAQFVLMKVQRAELEEVFDIDDMSKTQRAGEGFGSTGLK comes from the coding sequence ATGAAGCTAAAGATTCTTAATAAAAGCAAGAATCCTCTTCCAGCCTATCAATCAGAAGGAGCAAGTGGACTTGATCTTATGGCTAACTTAGAAAGTCCACTTATAATAAAACCACTTGAAAGAACTCTCATCCCAACAGGGATATATGTAGAGATTCCAGAAGGTTACGAAGGACAAGTGCGAATGAGATCTGGTCTTGCTCTTAAAAAGGGCCTATCACTTCCAAATGGAATAGGCACTATTGATTGGGATTACAGAGGCGAATTAAAAGTAATAGTTATAAATTTAAGCAGGGAAGATATAAAGATTGAAAATGGAGAAAGAATAGCCCAATTCGTACTTATGAAAGTGCAGAGGGCTGAGCTTGAAGAAGTTTTTGATATAGATGATATGTCTAAAACACAAAGAGCTGGAGAAGGATTCGGTTCAACAGGCTTAAAATAG